In one Fodinicola acaciae genomic region, the following are encoded:
- a CDS encoding ABC transporter permease, which produces MTLRYLGGRLLGTLVTLFGVAVVVFVVLRALPGDTITAKLGTEAASLDPGQVASLRHFYGLDRPLAAQFLSWLGGVLTGNFGLSLDTGTPVSTLIENALPVTVELAVLAMLIATPVGVLAGMFAAGRPGGARDLSVQGAGLVGLALPEFVLASLCVAILAAVFAYFPNPGTYIPLTASVSGNLSQLLYPALVLSVGLAANIMRTTRSAYLEAAGTDFVRTARGKGLAGTRIRFRHVLPNAGIPIVTMVGIQFGYLLGGTVIVEQIFALPGLGRLLLNGILQQDYAIVQGTTLLIATAFVVVNLIVDIAYRLIDPRTRLGARA; this is translated from the coding sequence ATGACGCTGCGCTATCTCGGCGGCCGGCTGCTCGGCACGTTGGTGACGCTTTTCGGTGTCGCGGTGGTCGTTTTCGTCGTGCTACGCGCGTTGCCTGGCGACACGATCACCGCGAAGCTCGGCACCGAAGCGGCGTCGCTGGATCCCGGACAGGTGGCCTCGCTGCGGCATTTCTACGGCCTCGACCGGCCGCTGGCCGCGCAGTTCCTCAGCTGGCTCGGCGGTGTGCTGACCGGAAACTTCGGCCTGTCGCTGGACACCGGCACGCCGGTGTCCACGTTGATCGAAAACGCGCTGCCGGTCACCGTGGAGCTGGCCGTGCTGGCGATGCTGATCGCCACCCCGGTCGGCGTGCTGGCCGGCATGTTCGCCGCCGGCCGGCCAGGCGGCGCGCGTGACTTGTCCGTGCAAGGCGCCGGCCTGGTCGGATTGGCGTTGCCGGAGTTCGTGCTCGCGTCGTTGTGTGTCGCGATCCTCGCGGCGGTTTTCGCCTATTTCCCCAATCCGGGCACGTACATCCCGCTGACCGCCTCGGTCAGCGGCAACCTGAGCCAGCTGCTCTATCCGGCGCTGGTGCTGTCGGTCGGCCTGGCCGCCAACATCATGCGTACGACCAGATCCGCCTACCTGGAGGCGGCCGGCACCGACTTTGTCCGTACGGCACGAGGAAAAGGCCTGGCCGGCACGCGGATCCGGTTTCGCCACGTGCTGCCAAACGCCGGCATCCCGATCGTCACGATGGTCGGCATCCAGTTTGGCTATCTGCTCGGCGGCACGGTGATCGTGGAGCAGATCTTCGCACTGCCAGGCCTTGGAAGGCTTTTGTTGAACGGCATCCTGCAGCAGGACTATGCGATCGTGCAGGGCACCACGTTGCTCATCGCCACCGCTTTCGTGGTGGTCAACCTGATCGTGGACATCGCCTATCGGCTGATCGACCCGCGTACCCGACTTGGAGCGCGCGCATGA
- a CDS encoding GNAT family N-acetyltransferase, producing the protein MSWHDTPVLTGRWVRLVPLGQHHAAGLLAAAEDPEVFRWNLQPPPTTAAEATAYVTRTLADPDRLTWAQLDLRGPEPVVAGVTSYVHPDPATRSVEIGATWLGRRFWRTPINTEAKFLLLSRAFEDLGAVRVGWRTDEFNERSQAAIARLGARREALLRKDRRRKDGSWRTSVLYSMTDDDWPGARRLLAGRMEDR; encoded by the coding sequence GTGAGCTGGCACGACACGCCGGTGCTGACCGGCAGGTGGGTACGGCTGGTGCCGCTCGGCCAGCACCACGCGGCCGGCCTGCTCGCGGCGGCTGAGGACCCGGAGGTCTTCCGCTGGAACCTGCAGCCACCGCCGACCACGGCCGCCGAGGCGACTGCGTACGTGACGCGTACGCTCGCCGACCCCGACCGGCTGACCTGGGCGCAGCTCGACCTGCGTGGTCCGGAGCCGGTGGTCGCCGGCGTGACCTCGTACGTGCATCCCGATCCGGCGACCAGGTCGGTGGAGATCGGCGCGACCTGGCTGGGCCGCCGGTTCTGGCGTACGCCGATCAACACCGAGGCCAAGTTTCTGCTGCTCAGCCGCGCCTTCGAGGACCTTGGCGCGGTGCGGGTGGGGTGGCGTACGGACGAGTTCAACGAGCGTTCGCAGGCGGCGATCGCGCGGCTCGGCGCTCGCCGCGAGGCACTGCTGCGCAAGGACCGGCGGCGCAAGGACGGCAGCTGGCGCACGTCCGTGCTGTATTCGATGACCGACGACGACTGGCCGGGGGCGCGGCGGCTGCTCGCCGGCCGCATGGAGGACCGATGA
- a CDS encoding ABC transporter substrate-binding protein — protein sequence MKIFRTVLALTLAVTAMAACSPNPSGGDSAKGTLTVARTGDIDQLDPARATAFQTVQSLALVYDTLLTTDDTGNLKPALAEKWQASGSTVTFTLRSGVKFHDGTDFTSADVKATLERGLDPKTSSVVRSYLKVIKSVDTPDAHTVVLNLQHPDTSLLTALTYVGNSILAAKDIKAGAVGKKPNGTGPYNWQRWQQNQRLTLAANARYWDGKPKNAGLEFRVIPDEASIVSGMKAHSFDFGLLSDPAVAKQIGSGGDVSLVDQATLSYHVLQLNGRRGPLVNIKARQAIACAVDRQAIATTVYFGKAVITGPITSPAYPNDATNGLPCKPGDTAAAKKLLTESGNPNGFTLHTIVMTGEYSTSTNIAQVLQSQLAAIGVKLQIDRQQTNVYVPNWTKANFDAAVALNGGSTDPYLQYGRYFTTDGSLKVPAGLSDPKLNDLLVRGNAATDAAARKQIYQQLQQNLLSDSPWVWLFRNEVFYLTGKGVTGFKPLPTESLQYLRQTSKA from the coding sequence GTGAAGATCTTCCGGACAGTGCTGGCATTGACGCTGGCAGTGACCGCCATGGCTGCCTGCAGCCCCAATCCGAGCGGCGGCGACAGCGCCAAGGGGACGCTCACCGTGGCCAGAACCGGCGACATCGACCAGCTCGACCCGGCGCGTGCGACCGCGTTCCAGACCGTCCAGTCGCTGGCGCTGGTCTACGACACGCTGCTCACCACCGACGACACCGGCAACCTGAAGCCCGCACTGGCGGAGAAATGGCAGGCCAGTGGAAGCACTGTCACCTTCACCCTGCGGTCCGGCGTGAAATTCCATGACGGCACGGATTTCACCTCCGCGGACGTGAAGGCGACGCTGGAGCGCGGCCTCGACCCGAAAACCAGCTCGGTCGTACGGTCCTACCTGAAGGTCATCAAGTCGGTCGACACTCCCGACGCCCACACCGTCGTGCTGAATCTGCAGCATCCGGACACGTCGTTGCTGACCGCGTTGACGTACGTCGGAAACTCGATCCTCGCGGCGAAGGACATCAAGGCCGGCGCGGTCGGGAAAAAGCCGAACGGCACCGGACCGTACAACTGGCAGCGGTGGCAACAAAACCAGCGGCTGACGCTCGCCGCCAACGCGCGATACTGGGACGGTAAGCCGAAAAACGCCGGCCTGGAGTTTCGGGTGATTCCGGACGAGGCGTCGATCGTGTCCGGCATGAAGGCGCACAGCTTCGACTTCGGACTGCTCAGCGATCCGGCGGTCGCCAAGCAGATCGGCTCCGGCGGCGACGTGTCCTTGGTCGACCAGGCGACGCTGTCATATCACGTGCTGCAGCTCAACGGCCGCCGCGGTCCGCTGGTCAACATCAAGGCACGCCAGGCGATCGCGTGTGCGGTGGACCGGCAGGCGATCGCCACCACCGTCTATTTCGGAAAGGCCGTGATCACCGGTCCGATCACCAGTCCGGCCTATCCGAACGACGCCACCAACGGCCTGCCGTGCAAGCCAGGTGACACCGCCGCGGCAAAGAAACTGCTGACGGAGTCCGGAAATCCGAACGGGTTCACGCTGCACACCATCGTGATGACCGGCGAATACTCGACATCGACCAACATCGCGCAGGTGTTGCAGTCGCAACTGGCCGCGATTGGCGTGAAACTGCAGATCGACCGGCAGCAGACCAACGTGTACGTCCCCAACTGGACCAAGGCCAACTTCGACGCGGCGGTGGCGCTCAACGGCGGCAGCACCGACCCGTATCTGCAATATGGCCGCTATTTCACCACCGATGGCAGCCTCAAGGTGCCGGCCGGCCTGTCCGACCCCAAGCTCAACGACCTGCTCGTACGCGGCAACGCGGCGACCGATGCTGCCGCGCGCAAGCAGATTTACCAGCAGCTGCAGCAAAACCTGCTGTCCGACTCGCCGTGGGTGTGGCTGTTCCGCAACGAGGTCTTCTATCTGACCGGCAAAGGGGTGACCGGCTTCAAGCCGCTGCCGACCGAGTCGCTGCAATATCTGCGGCAGACCAGCAAAGCATGA
- a CDS encoding GlxA family transcriptional regulator, whose product MHRVAVLALDQVIPFELGIPSRIFGAATDATDRRLYEVVTCSLDGGPVATEAGYAIVPAADATALAEADTVVVAPFHCPEQLGTISDPLAKALAGIRPGTRIMSICTAAYVLAGAGLLDDRPATVHWLEAEHFQRTFPKVRLDPSALFVDDGDILTSAGAAAGVDLCLHVVRRDHGSEVANRVARACVVPPWRDGGQSQFIEHPVPAPSDAGTAPTRVWALENLHKPLPLSTLAGHARMSVRTFTRRFRDEVGLTPGQWLILQRVERGRVLLESSDLAVDQVAERAGFGAPSSFRLHFRAAVGVSPNAYRRTFLAT is encoded by the coding sequence ATGCATCGTGTCGCCGTGCTCGCCCTGGACCAGGTCATCCCCTTCGAGCTCGGCATTCCGTCGCGGATCTTCGGCGCCGCGACCGACGCGACAGACCGGCGGTTGTACGAGGTGGTGACCTGCAGCCTCGACGGTGGACCGGTCGCCACCGAGGCCGGCTACGCGATCGTGCCGGCGGCCGACGCGACGGCGCTGGCGGAGGCCGACACGGTCGTCGTCGCGCCTTTTCACTGTCCGGAACAGCTCGGGACGATCAGCGATCCGCTGGCGAAAGCCCTCGCCGGCATCCGTCCCGGCACGCGGATCATGTCGATCTGCACGGCCGCGTACGTGCTGGCCGGCGCCGGCCTGCTCGACGACCGGCCGGCCACTGTGCACTGGCTTGAGGCCGAGCATTTCCAGCGTACGTTTCCCAAAGTGCGGCTCGATCCGTCGGCGTTGTTCGTGGACGACGGCGACATCCTGACCTCGGCCGGCGCGGCCGCCGGTGTCGACCTCTGCCTGCACGTCGTACGCAGGGACCACGGCAGCGAGGTCGCCAACCGCGTCGCACGCGCATGCGTCGTGCCGCCATGGCGCGACGGCGGTCAGTCCCAGTTCATCGAGCATCCGGTGCCGGCACCGTCCGACGCCGGCACCGCGCCGACGCGCGTGTGGGCCTTGGAAAACCTGCACAAGCCGCTCCCACTGTCCACATTGGCCGGTCACGCGCGGATGAGCGTTCGCACCTTCACCCGCCGGTTTCGCGACGAGGTCGGCCTCACGCCGGGCCAGTGGCTGATCCTGCAGCGCGTCGAACGCGGCCGCGTGCTGCTGGAGTCCAGCGACCTAGCGGTCGACCAAGTGGCTGAGCGGGCCGGCTTCGGAGCGCCGTCGTCGTTCCGGCTGCACTTCCGCGCCGCCGTCGGCGTCTCGCCCAACGCCTACCGGCGTACGTTTCTGGCGACGTGA
- a CDS encoding pyridoxamine 5'-phosphate oxidase family protein: MTRTIPLRYRDRMTDEQAAVYAILDEALVCHVSYILDGEPRILPTLHARVGDNLLLHGSSGSRLGLLAREYADGLPVCVAVTLIDGIVLARSAFNHSVNFRSVVVHGKARLVTDRERQQQALDAFINQLVPDRASHSRRANPQELAKTAVLELPLAEAAAKVRQDKSDFDDPEDLDLPHWAGTIPLHVTAGEPKPAPELLGAPVPDHVTGWTPTR; this comes from the coding sequence ATGACGCGTACGATCCCGCTGCGCTATCGCGACCGGATGACGGACGAGCAGGCGGCCGTGTACGCGATCCTCGACGAGGCGCTGGTCTGCCACGTCTCCTACATCCTGGACGGCGAGCCGCGGATCCTGCCCACCCTGCACGCGCGCGTCGGCGACAACCTGCTGCTGCACGGCTCCTCCGGCAGCCGGCTCGGTCTGCTGGCCCGCGAGTACGCCGACGGGCTGCCGGTGTGTGTCGCGGTCACGCTGATCGACGGGATCGTGCTGGCCAGGTCGGCCTTCAACCACTCGGTCAACTTCCGCTCGGTGGTCGTGCACGGCAAGGCGCGGCTGGTCACCGACCGCGAGCGCCAGCAGCAGGCACTCGACGCGTTCATCAACCAGCTCGTGCCCGACCGCGCCAGCCACTCGCGCCGCGCCAACCCCCAGGAGCTGGCCAAGACCGCGGTGCTGGAGCTGCCGCTGGCCGAGGCGGCGGCGAAGGTGCGGCAGGACAAGTCGGACTTCGACGACCCGGAGGACCTGGATCTGCCGCACTGGGCCGGCACGATCCCGCTGCACGTCACCGCAGGCGAGCCGAAGCCGGCGCCAGAGCTGCTCGGTGCGCCGGTGCCCGACCACGTGACCGGCTGGACTCCGACACGGTGA
- a CDS encoding serine hydrolase domain-containing protein → MTEPTIAPSAAVLRIASRGNDVVRRVVGSRQVAELRAGRLWPVEPVAVTGDEVWDIASITKVAATTAAIMTLVDNGELELTACARDFVPELDSTVTVRDLLEHRSGLREWWPTYLDDLPLDTRYPVGAERHYSDLGFMLLARVVSTVAGKPYDRAVAELVIEPLGLPDAHFRPYGRGLDRPLVATTHGDWIERDMVATGEPYPVGLDPDSFAGWRPYTVVGEVSDGNAWHRFHGVAGHAGLFASADDLVIFGRALLSSVDGRGPWSRRTVTTFFTPSADAEQAVGFRLWPSYGAIGHTGFTGCGFAILPALDRIVVLLTNRTHTPIGSQASVRVAWEGVLAKPGEGEWFSVGVFGKVAGVS, encoded by the coding sequence GTGACCGAGCCGACGATCGCACCATCAGCCGCCGTGTTGCGCATCGCGAGTCGCGGCAACGACGTCGTACGCCGCGTGGTCGGCTCGCGGCAGGTGGCCGAGTTGCGCGCTGGCCGGTTGTGGCCGGTCGAGCCGGTCGCGGTGACCGGCGACGAGGTCTGGGACATCGCCTCGATCACCAAGGTCGCCGCGACCACGGCGGCGATCATGACGCTGGTCGACAACGGCGAACTCGAGTTGACCGCATGCGCGCGGGATTTCGTGCCGGAGCTGGACAGCACGGTGACCGTACGCGACCTGCTGGAACACCGCTCCGGCCTGCGCGAGTGGTGGCCGACGTACCTGGACGACCTGCCTCTCGACACGCGCTATCCGGTCGGCGCGGAACGGCATTATTCGGATCTCGGCTTCATGCTGCTGGCGCGGGTCGTGTCCACGGTCGCCGGCAAACCGTACGATCGGGCCGTCGCCGAGCTGGTCATCGAGCCCCTCGGGCTGCCGGACGCGCATTTCCGCCCGTACGGCCGCGGCCTTGACCGACCGCTGGTCGCGACCACGCACGGCGACTGGATCGAACGCGACATGGTCGCCACCGGCGAGCCGTATCCGGTCGGGCTCGACCCCGACTCGTTCGCCGGCTGGCGTCCGTACACCGTCGTCGGCGAGGTGAGCGACGGCAACGCGTGGCACCGTTTTCACGGCGTGGCCGGCCATGCCGGCCTGTTCGCCAGCGCCGACGACCTGGTGATCTTCGGCCGCGCCCTGCTGTCCTCCGTGGACGGTCGCGGCCCCTGGTCACGGCGGACCGTCACCACCTTCTTCACCCCCAGCGCCGACGCCGAACAAGCCGTCGGCTTCCGCCTTTGGCCGTCCTACGGCGCAATCGGCCACACCGGCTTCACTGGCTGCGGCTTCGCGATCCTGCCAGCCCTCGACCGCATCGTCGTGCTGCTGACCAACCGTACGCACACGCCGATCGGGTCTCAGGCGAGTGTTCGGGTGGCGTGGGAAGGGGTTTTGGCTAAGCCGGGGGAGGGGGAGTGGTTTTCTGTTGGGGTGTTTGGGAAAGTTGCGGGGGTTTCATGA
- a CDS encoding ABC transporter ATP-binding protein, producing MTGLRVENLRTVLRPDTAVVRDVSFAVAPGEVVGLVGESGSGKTLTALSVAGLLPDAAEVRAGKVFLGDENLLELPERQRRSRRGAGIAMIYQDPMTALNPLMTVGAQISEGLRAHGVSRADARKRTLEAIEEVRLPRPEALAKRYPHQLSGGQRQRVMIAGALAMRPAVLIADEPTTALDVTVQQQILSLVDELRREHDLGVLWITHDLGVLAQLADRVLVMYAGRIVESAGTRAIFATPRHPYTAGLLASIPPTTGANRPALPQIGGTPPQLSALPAGCPFQPRCRQAVDACQATDPPLESTVDDHAVACLVPPERWS from the coding sequence ATGACCGGTCTGCGCGTGGAAAACCTGCGTACGGTCCTGCGGCCGGACACTGCGGTCGTACGCGACGTGTCTTTCGCCGTCGCACCGGGCGAAGTCGTCGGTCTGGTCGGCGAGAGTGGCTCCGGCAAGACCTTGACGGCGTTGTCGGTCGCCGGCCTGCTGCCGGACGCCGCCGAGGTGCGCGCCGGAAAGGTGTTTCTCGGCGACGAAAACCTGCTCGAGCTGCCGGAGCGGCAGCGCCGGTCGCGGCGCGGCGCCGGCATCGCGATGATCTACCAGGATCCGATGACCGCGCTCAATCCGCTGATGACGGTCGGCGCGCAGATCTCCGAGGGCCTGCGCGCCCACGGTGTTTCTCGTGCGGACGCGCGAAAACGTACGCTGGAGGCCATCGAGGAGGTCCGCCTGCCGCGGCCGGAGGCGCTGGCGAAACGCTATCCGCACCAGCTGTCCGGCGGTCAGCGGCAGCGGGTGATGATCGCCGGGGCGCTGGCGATGCGACCGGCGGTGCTGATCGCCGACGAGCCGACGACCGCGCTGGATGTCACCGTGCAGCAACAAATCCTGTCGCTGGTGGACGAGTTGCGCCGCGAGCACGACCTCGGTGTCCTGTGGATCACCCACGATCTCGGCGTGCTGGCGCAGTTGGCCGATCGCGTGCTCGTCATGTATGCCGGCAGGATCGTCGAATCAGCCGGCACACGCGCGATCTTCGCAACGCCGCGGCATCCGTACACCGCCGGCCTGCTAGCCTCGATCCCGCCGACGACCGGCGCCAACCGGCCAGCGCTGCCGCAAATCGGTGGCACGCCACCGCAGTTGTCCGCGCTGCCGGCCGGATGTCCGTTCCAACCTCGCTGCCGGCAGGCCGTGGATGCCTGCCAGGCCACCGATCCCCCGCTGGAGTCCACTGTGGACGATCACGCCGTCGCCTGTCTCGTGCCGCCGGAGCGATGGTCATGA
- a CDS encoding ABC transporter ATP-binding protein, whose protein sequence is MIVVEDLVKHYGAVRAVDGVCFEVGKGEALGLVGESGCGKSTTARMLVRLENPTAGRIRLDGEDVTGLRGAALRQIRRKVQLVFQDPYSSLNPRLTVAGALSEVLRVHRITGKVGDLLEMVGLSNALRDRYPHELSGGQRQRVGIARALAVRPDILVLDEPVSALDVSVRAEVMNLLSRLRTELGLTYVFISHDLGMVRHLCDRIAVMYLGKIVEIGDWHQVSDAPAHPYAQSLRAAIPPPDPTAPPPETVLAGDVPDPSNVPPGCRFHPRCRYAEDICRTEEPLLLNKTDREVACHIVNRQGSALAK, encoded by the coding sequence ATGATCGTCGTCGAGGACCTGGTCAAGCATTACGGTGCCGTACGCGCCGTCGACGGTGTCTGCTTCGAGGTCGGCAAAGGTGAGGCCCTCGGGCTGGTCGGTGAGTCCGGCTGCGGCAAGTCGACCACCGCGCGGATGCTGGTACGCCTGGAAAATCCGACCGCCGGCCGGATCCGGCTGGACGGCGAGGATGTCACCGGCCTGCGCGGTGCGGCTTTACGGCAGATCCGGCGAAAGGTCCAGCTGGTCTTCCAGGACCCGTACTCCTCGCTCAACCCGCGTCTCACCGTCGCCGGCGCGTTGTCCGAGGTGTTGCGGGTCCACCGGATCACCGGGAAGGTCGGCGATCTCCTGGAGATGGTCGGGCTTTCCAACGCTCTGCGCGACCGCTATCCGCACGAACTTTCCGGCGGTCAGCGGCAACGCGTCGGCATCGCGCGCGCTTTGGCCGTACGGCCGGACATTCTCGTGCTCGACGAGCCGGTGTCGGCGCTGGACGTGTCCGTACGCGCCGAGGTGATGAACCTGCTGTCGCGGCTGCGCACCGAGCTCGGCCTGACGTACGTCTTCATTTCCCACGATCTGGGCATGGTCCGGCATCTGTGCGACCGGATCGCGGTGATGTATCTCGGAAAGATCGTCGAGATCGGCGACTGGCACCAGGTCTCCGACGCACCGGCACATCCTTACGCGCAAAGCCTGCGCGCCGCGATCCCGCCGCCCGATCCGACCGCGCCACCGCCGGAAACCGTGCTGGCCGGCGACGTGCCGGATCCGTCGAACGTGCCGCCGGGTTGCCGGTTTCATCCCCGCTGTCGCTATGCCGAGGACATCTGCCGCACCGAGGAGCCGTTGCTGCTCAACAAAACCGACCGCGAGGTCGCGTGCCACATCGTCAACCGTCAGGGATCGGCGTTGGCCAAATAG
- a CDS encoding ABC transporter permease, with protein sequence MSTAFVADEVETAARPGVFRRLWSDRSGRIGVVLVALVLLVGLLAALGLLPYDPIAQSTDRLQAPSLAHWLGTDQFGRDIAARTFAGIFASLRVSALAVLLAAVIGGLLGILAGFAGGLMDAVVGRCTDVLFAFPAILLALALVAALGHGWVNTAIAISVVYVPIFVRVARGPVLAVREADYIRAARTLGFSPARILFRHILPNVSAPLGVQTALALSWGILTESALSFLGLGAQPPDPSLGLMVNDARNLLTEAWWTLAAPAAAIVVTVVGLNLLADGLRSATDPRSRR encoded by the coding sequence ATGAGCACCGCGTTTGTCGCCGACGAGGTGGAAACCGCCGCCAGGCCGGGTGTTTTCCGCCGGCTGTGGTCGGATCGCAGCGGCCGGATCGGCGTCGTCCTTGTCGCGCTGGTGCTTCTGGTCGGCCTGCTGGCGGCCCTTGGTTTGCTGCCGTACGACCCGATCGCGCAGTCGACCGACCGGTTGCAGGCGCCGTCGCTGGCGCACTGGCTCGGCACCGACCAGTTTGGCCGCGACATCGCCGCGCGGACGTTCGCCGGAATTTTCGCCTCGTTGCGCGTGTCCGCGCTGGCTGTGCTGCTGGCGGCGGTGATCGGCGGACTGCTCGGCATCCTGGCCGGCTTCGCCGGCGGCCTGATGGACGCGGTCGTTGGTCGCTGTACGGACGTGCTTTTCGCCTTCCCCGCCATCCTGCTCGCGCTCGCCCTGGTCGCCGCGCTCGGACACGGCTGGGTCAACACGGCGATCGCGATTTCCGTCGTGTACGTGCCGATTTTCGTCCGTGTCGCACGCGGACCGGTGTTGGCCGTGCGCGAGGCCGACTACATCCGCGCAGCGCGTACGCTCGGATTCTCGCCGGCGCGCATCCTTTTCCGGCACATCCTGCCAAACGTTAGCGCGCCGCTCGGCGTGCAAACGGCATTGGCGCTGTCGTGGGGAATTCTCACCGAGTCGGCGCTGTCGTTCCTCGGTTTGGGTGCGCAGCCACCGGATCCGTCGCTCGGCCTGATGGTCAACGACGCACGTAACCTGCTGACCGAGGCATGGTGGACGCTCGCCGCTCCGGCCGCGGCCATCGTCGTCACCGTCGTCGGGCTCAACCTGCTCGCCGACGGCCTGCGGTCGGCGACCGATCCGAGGTCGCGGCGATGA
- a CDS encoding NADP-dependent oxidoreductase — protein sequence MRAISPKGWGEADVLQLIDTPRPEPIATEVLVRVRAASVNPTDWKSRRDGSGYWKDPVILGYDVSGVVKEAGAGVTLFRPGDEVFGMPWFPRQAGAYAEYVTAPARHFTRKPASLDHLHAAAIPLVGLTAWQALAETAGVRQGQRVLVHAAAGGVGHVAVQIAKSLGAYVIGTASAAKHDFVTRLGADQVIDYRSVDFSEVVKDVDVVLDTIGGDYYERSLKVVRPGGHLVSLTEAIEGDRLVGGVHVGFTLVEPDHAGMKQLARLVDSGRLRVEIDSVFPLEEAAAAHRRSESGRATGKIVLTI from the coding sequence ATGCGCGCGATAAGTCCGAAAGGTTGGGGAGAGGCCGACGTACTGCAACTGATCGACACGCCGCGGCCGGAGCCGATCGCCACGGAGGTGCTGGTGCGCGTACGTGCGGCGAGCGTCAATCCGACCGACTGGAAGTCGCGGCGCGACGGGTCGGGTTACTGGAAAGATCCAGTGATCCTCGGCTATGACGTCTCCGGTGTCGTCAAGGAGGCCGGTGCCGGCGTGACGCTTTTCCGGCCTGGCGACGAGGTTTTCGGCATGCCGTGGTTTCCGCGGCAGGCCGGTGCGTACGCCGAGTACGTGACCGCGCCGGCTCGGCATTTCACTCGGAAACCGGCGTCACTGGATCACCTGCATGCCGCCGCCATTCCGCTGGTCGGCCTGACCGCGTGGCAGGCGCTGGCCGAGACCGCCGGCGTACGCCAGGGGCAACGGGTGTTGGTGCATGCGGCGGCCGGTGGTGTCGGACATGTGGCCGTACAGATCGCGAAATCGCTTGGTGCGTATGTGATCGGGACGGCCAGTGCGGCGAAACACGACTTCGTGACGCGGCTCGGCGCCGACCAGGTCATCGACTATCGGTCGGTCGATTTTTCCGAGGTTGTCAAGGATGTCGACGTCGTGCTGGACACGATCGGCGGTGACTATTACGAGCGGTCGCTGAAGGTCGTACGGCCTGGCGGGCATCTGGTGTCGCTGACCGAGGCGATCGAAGGGGACCGGCTGGTCGGTGGCGTACATGTCGGGTTCACGTTGGTGGAGCCCGATCATGCCGGCATGAAGCAGCTGGCTCGGCTGGTCGACAGTGGCCGGTTGCGGGTCGAGATCGACTCGGTGTTTCCGTTGGAGGAGGCCGCTGCCGCGCACCGCCGCAGCGAAAGTGGCCGTGCGACGGGAAAAATCGTCCTCACGATCTGA